DNA sequence from the bacterium genome:
CCCCCGTCGTTGGGAGGCGGATTGGGTTCCCGCCCCGCGCTCCGGCGCAGCCTATCGCCGCACCGGTCCAGGTACTCCGCGAGCGCCTCGTCCCAGGGCCGCATCACCACGCCCAAGCCTTCGGCGGCGGAGCGGTCCAGCTCGACCCTGGCCGGGCGGGGCGCCGGGGTCGCGGACTCCTTCGCGCTTACCGGAACGACCTCGACGTCGAGCCCCAGGCCCTCCACCAGACGCAGGGCGTAGTCGTGCCAGGTGACCGACCCCGCGTTGGTCAGGTGAAAGACGCCGGAGTCGGCCTTTCCGACTAGGGCGACGACGGC
Encoded proteins:
- a CDS encoding sugar nucleotide-binding protein, coding for AVVALVGKADSGVFHLTNAGSVTWHDYALRLVEGLGLDVEVVPVSAKESATPAPRPARVELDRSAAEGLGVVMRPWDEALAEYLDRCGDRLRRSAGREPNPPPNDGGSGG